Proteins found in one Kwoniella bestiolae CBS 10118 chromosome 1, complete sequence genomic segment:
- a CDS encoding 40S ribosomal protein eS19: MPGVRDISAESFIKAYSSHLKRSGKLEIPTWVDIVKTGAQKELAPYDPDWYYVRAAAVARHIYLRKHVGVGALAKLHGTTNRRGTRRSHHRDSATGVERNVVQSLEKIGVLEAHPDGGRRISQDGMRDLDRIATAVLESEREEEEEEEEEEDEEEEEEEADEE, encoded by the exons ATGCCAGGTGTACGTGAcatcag TGCCGAGTCCTTCATCAAGGCTTACTCATCCCACCTTAAAAGATCCGGTAAACTCGAGATCCCAACATGGGTCGATATCGTTAAGACCGGTGCTCAAAAGGAGTTGGCACCTTATGATCCTGATTGGTACTACGTGCGAGctg CCGCCGTCGCTCGACACATCTACCTTAGAAAACACGTCGGTGTAGGTGCCCTCGCCAAGTTACACGGAACCACCAACCGAAGAGGTACCCGACGATCCCACCACCGAGACTCTGCCACCGGTGTCGAGCGAAACGTTGTCCAATCGCTCGAGAAGATCGGTGTGCTCGAAGCTCACCCTGATGGAGGTAGACGAATCTCGCAAgatggaat GAGAGATCTCGACCGAATTGCCACTGCTGTCCTTGAATCcgagcgagaagaggaggaggaagaggaagaggaggaagatgaggaagaggaggaggaggaggccGATGAAGAGTAA